From Chrysemys picta bellii isolate R12L10 chromosome 1, ASM1138683v2, whole genome shotgun sequence:
ccagcagaggtgaccatgcaatcgcagaatagaaagagggccccagcatggactgatcgggaagtcttggatatgatcgctgtgtggggcgatgagtccgtgctttcggagctgcgatcggaAAAacagaatgcgaagatctacgagaagatctccaaagccatgacggagagaggatacagccgggatgcaacgcagtgccgcatgaaaatcaaggacctgagacaaggctaccagaagaccaaagcggcaaatggacgctctggatcccgtccccagacatgccatttctacaaggcactgcattcaattctaggtgcggccgccaccactaccccaccactgaccgtggactctgacgatggggtattgttgacggccgcttcctcggagatgttcgcggacggggaagatgaggaaggagatgaggaggacgaggcagtcgacaacgcttacaacgctgattttcccgacagccaggatctcttcatcaccctcacggagatcccctaccaaccctccccaggcgttaatccggaccctgaatcaggggaaggatcagtcggtaagtgttttaaacatgtaaacattcattttgaacagaacaggaatattaaaaatgggtttttcatgattagtttcccttggcgcttaacgttttagtccttggcagtgcaactactgcaaaagaatctaacaatgtccggtttatcatgattagtttgccctaggcgctctactttttagtccttgccagtgcaactactggaaaataaggtctatatgtccggggatacagctgaaatcctcatggggacatctccaggaagctctcctggaggtaatttgaaagcctttgcatgaggttcctggggagagcggccttattgcgtcctccgtggtaggaaacttttccgcgccaggttatcatcaagtactctgggatcattgcctcgcagagcatggcggcatacggccctgggttttgctggctttcacgcggcatgcggtctttctctgtgtcagaaatccgcatcagagtgatgtcgctcatggtgacctgctttgaattaggggaatgttagtactgggactgcttgcctgttcctttacataactgtaaccggtggtttacagccacgcggtggaggcgggagaggggcagcatacagggatctttcccggggacagccgcgagggggtgggacaggggcagagttcatgcttgccggattgccggcagcaggaactggccaacgctaggagcattgctttgaacgtgaaaggagggcactgctataaattaagttttaagcagccaaaagtctatggcttaccatgtcagcctgctacccgaattctgctgtcctgccccgcttttctcatctccactgcaagaccccaggcactgaatgcgaaggccgaaaatttgaccttgtcctgagtgtgcatgtgataggtgctgtgcatggtttTGTTCACAGaaaaagactatgttcattgttcacagaaatgtatctttgtgaggaattcactccctttttcccatcccacagctgtgactgtctcccaaCATACCCcggcattcccctcccagaggctggcgcagattaggcggagaaagaaaaggacacgggacgacatgttctcagaacttatgggctgctcctgagccgatgcggcccagcagacccagtggagggagaacatgtcgcaataccagcgagcacacagcgaacgggaggagaggtggtggcaggaagaccagcaggtgactcaaacgctgcttggactaatgagggagcaaacggacatgctccggcgccttgtggatgttctgcaggaccggaggcaggaggacagagccccgctgcagtctctctctaaccgccctcccccgccacaaagtcccatccccccctcacccaaagtcccaagaaggaggggcggcaggggccgtgaaaactgtcactccacccctgcagactgctcaagtaccagaaggctctcattcccaaagatttgataagtcctttccttcctgcctcacccaagcccccatcccagtttcatcccctaactgtgtagttgctaataaaaaatatgtttctgttaattactgtttccatcatgttcttttagaggagagtgtgtttgaaggggggggagggggttggtaattggagaggacagtcacctttaccagggtacagacacgggggcaggtgcagcagaaggtcacacacacattgcagtcactaggcaccctggtcagtctgggaggtggttttcatgttctgtgtggggggctatgtgactttgcagcgggggagggcagttagagatcttatgcagcggtccttagcctggatgacagagccacgcagcaggggatctgtaaccgtcctcccccgccacaaagtcacatagcccccccacacacagagtcccgaaaaggaggggtggcaggctccgttgaaacaaccagtccaccactgcggaccgctctaggagcaggagcctgtcattcctcgagtttagaagcgttctgtCCATCACTACgcctgctccccaccacagtctgcgtcccagtttcaaccctttaccgcaaaacccttaataaagaaaacggtgttaattaacaaagttccatttattttatttttaaacgtgtgttgtaagggggggaatggggtatgtaactggagaggacagtcaacattaactgggtaaagaaacgggggcaggttcagcttctctttaaacaaacttaatagtcacaggttaccctgctcactgaggaacctagctttcaaagcctcccggatgcacagcgcgtcccgctgggctcttctaatcagcagccaggcgacttgcctcaacctcccaccccgccataaaggtctcccccttgctctcacagagattgtggagcacacaacaaggtgcaataacaatggggatattggtttcgctgagatcggagcgagtcagtaagcttctccatctccccttgagacgtccaaaagcacactccaccaccattctgcagttgctcagccggtagttgaagagttctttttcattgtccaaggcgcctgtatagggcttcatgagccagggcattagcgggtaggctgggtccccgaggatcactataggcatctccacatccccaacagttattttgtggtccgggaagtaaataccttcctgcagccatctaaacagaccagagttcctgaaaacacgagcgtcatgaaccttgcccggccatccgacgttgatgtttgtaaaacgtcccctatggtccaccagtgcttgcagcaccattgaaaagtagccctttcggttaatgtactggctggcctggtggtccggtcccaggatagggatgtgagttccatctatagccccaccgcagtttgggaatcccatcgcggcgaagccatctatgatgacctgcacgtttcccagggtcactagctttgacagcagtagctcaatgattgcgttggctacttgcatcacagcaacccccacggtagatttgcccatgccaaagtggttcatgactgaccagtagctgtctggcattgcaagcttccagagggctatagccactcgcttctggacagtcagggctgctcgcatccgggtgtccttgcgcttcagggcaggggacagcaactcacaaagttccaggaaagttccttTACCCATcctaaagtttcgcagccactgtgattcatcccagacctgcagcactatgcagtcccaccagtccatgcttgtttctcgggcccagaatcgccgttccacagcatcaacatgacccattgccaccatgatgttcatggagcggggtcccgtgctttgtgagaagtCTGTGCcccactcagggtatgtctacactacgaaattagttcgaatttatagaagccggttttatagaaatcggttgtatacagccgattgtgtgtatccccacataaaatgctctaagtgctctagtcggcggaccgcgtccacagtaccgaggctagcgtcgacttccggagcattgcactatgggtagctatcccacagctatcccacagctatcccacagttcccgcagtctccaccgcccattggaattctgggttgagatcccaatgcctggatgatgcaaaacagtgtcgcgggaggttctgggtacatgtcgtcaggcccctccccctccgtcacagcaacggcagacaatagattcgcgcctttttacctgggttacctgtgcagacaacataccacggcaagcatggagcccgctcagctcaccgtcaccatatgtcatctgggtgccggcagacgtgggacggcattgctacacagcagcagcagctaactgccttttggcggtagatggtgcagtggactggtagccttcatcggcaatctgggtgctggcagctgtggggctggcagccgtagggctgcattgcaccagccccttgccttttggcagtagatggtgtattacgactggtaaccgtcctattacaagttggatcatcgcacattagcagaatcttccctgagcagcagattgtgcaataggcctgaaggccatcgtaatacactaactgccaagcgcccagtatttgctgccaagcacccagaaaaatgccgagggctatcagtcacgctgcaccgtcatcttaagatgtaaaaaatagatttgctctgtattcatttgcttccccctccctccgtcaaatcaacggcctgccaaacccagggttttcagtttaatctttggggggaccattctgtgtgacagttgtttgtgtttctccctgatgcacagccaccgttcttgattttaattccctgtacctgtacgccatgtcgtcactcggcccgccttccctccttcccctggtccgtcagatactagtttcgcgccttttttcagaccaggcgccatagctagcactggaatcatggagcccgctcagatcaccgcggcaattatgagcactatgaacaccacgcgcattgtcctggagtatatgcagagccaggacatgccaaggcgaaactcagaccagccgaggaggcgattgcagcgcggcgaagagagtgatgaggaaattgacatggacatagatctctcacaaggcacaggccccagcaatgtggaaatcatggtgtcactggggcaggttcatgccgtggaacgccgattctgggcccgggaaacaagcacagactggtgggaccgcatcgtgctgcaggtgtgggacgattcccagtggctgcaaaactttcgcatgcgtaagggcactttcatggaactttgtgacttgctttcccctgccctgaaacgccaggataccaggatgagagcagccctcacagttgagaagcgcgtggcgatagccctgtggaagcttgcaacgccagacagctaccggtcagtcgggaatcaatttggagtgggcaaatctactgtgggggctgctgtgatccaagttgccagggcaatgaaagacctggtgatatcaagggtagtgactctgggcaacgtgcaggcaatagtggatggttttgctgaaatgggattcccaaactgtggtggggccatagacggaacccatatccctatcttggcaccggagcaccaagccaccgactacataagccgcaaggggtacttttcaatgctgctgcaagccctggtgaatcacaagggacgtttcaccaacatcaacgtgggatggccgggaaaggtacatgatgctcgcgtcttcaggaactctggtctgttttgaaagctggaggaagggactttcttcccggaccagaaagtaactgttggggatgttgaaatgcctatcgtgatccttggggacccagcctaccccttaatgccatggctcatgaagccgtacacaggcagcctggacagtagtcaggacctgttcaactataggctgagcaagtgccgaatggtggtggaatgtgcatttggacgtttaaaagcgcgctggcgcagcttactgactcgctcagacctcagcgaaaagaatatccccattgttattgctgcttgctgtgcactccacaatatctgtgagagtaagggggagacctttatggtggggtgggaggttgaggcaactcgcctggccgctgattacgcgcagccagacaccagggcggttagaggagcacagcagggcgcggtgcgcatcagagaagctttgaaaacgagttttgtgactggccaggctactgtgtgaaacttctgtttgtttctccttgatgaaccctccaaaccccccctcaacccggttcactctacttccctgtaaaccaaccaccccaccccaccctcccctccccacttcgagcaccgcttgcagaggcaataaagtcattgttttttcacattcatgcattctttattaattcctcacagaagtagggggataattgccaaggtagcctgggatgggtgggggaggagggatggaaaaggacacactgcattttaaaactttaactcttattgaaggccagccttctgatgcttgggcgatcatctggggtggagtgactgggtggccggaggcccccccaccgtgttcttgggcgtctcggtgaggaggctatggaacttggggaggagggctgttggttaaacaggggctgtagtggcggtctctgctcctgctgcctttcctgcagctcaaccatacgctggagcatatcagtttgatgctccagcagacggagcattgattcttgccgtctgtctgcaagctgacgccacctatcatctttagcccgccacttgctcttttcatcccgccattcagcccgccacctctcctctcgttcatattgtgcttttctcatgtctgacattgactgcctccacgcattctgctgtgctctatcagcgtgggaggacatctggagctccgtgaacatatcgtcccgcgtcctccgttttctctttctaatgttcactagcctctgcgaaggagaaacatttgcagctggtggaggagaagggagaggtggttaaaaaagacacattttagagaacaatgggtacactctttcattacaaggtcgcatttttcctctgcctgccggtttggtatgagagatcactcatgcagtgccccaggcaacatatttctgcttgcaggcagccatggtaagccacagtcttttggcttttttaaccttcttaacatgcgggaaaggtttcaaacagcagcgcatttcccatatcaaggatgaattgggttggccatttaaaatgggttttcaatgtaaaaggaggggctgcggtttccgggttaacatgcggcacaaacccaagtaaaccacacacacacacacacacactcgattctgtgggatgatcacttcacccctccccccaccgcgtggttaacagcgaggaacatttctgttcagaagagcaggaacgggcacctctgaatgtccccttaataaaatcaccccatttcaaccaggtgaccgtgaatgatatcactctcctgaggataacaaagagagataaggaatggatattgtctgcatgccagcaaacaccgggaccatacgctgccatgctttgttatgcaatgatttcagactacgtgctactggcctggcgtggtaaagtgtcctaccatggcggacgggataaggcagccctccccagaaaccttttgcaaaggctttgggagtacataaaggagagctttctggagatgtccctggaggatttccgctccatccccatacacgttaacagacttttccagtagatgtactggccgcgattgccagggcaaattaatcattaaacacgcttgcttttaaaccatgtgtaatatttacaaatatttacaaaggtacactcaccagaggtttcctgtgtgccctgagggtcttgggtgagttcgggggttactggttccaggtccagggtcacaaacatatcctggctgttggggaaaccagtttctccgcttccttgctgctgtgagctacctacagtacttccatcctcatcttcctcgttccccgaaccatcttccctgtgtgtttctccattgatggagtcatagcacacggttggggtagtggtggctgcaacccctagcatggcatgcagctccacgtagaagcggcaagtttgcagctctgccccggaccttccatttgcttctctggctttgtggtaggcttgccgtagctccttaactttcacgcggcactgctgtgtgtccctgttatggccccggtccttcatggccttggagaccttttctaatactttgccatttcttttactgctacggagttcagctagcactgattcatctccccatatggcgagcagatcccgtacctcccgttcggtccatgctggagctcttttgcgatcctgggactccatcacggttacctgtgctgatgagctctgcgtggtcacctgtgctctccacgctgggcaaacaggaaatgaaattcaaacgttcgcgggtcttttcctgtctacctggtcagtgcatctgagttgagagtgctgtccagagcggtcacaatgaagcactgtgggatagctcccggaggccaataacgtcgaattccatccacactaccccaattccgacccgcaaaggccgattttatcgctaatcccctcgtcgaaggtggtgtaaagaaaccagtttaaagggccctttaagtcgaaagaaagggcttcgttgtgtcgacgtgtccaggcttaattcgatttaatgctgctaaagtcgacctaaacccgtagtgtagaccaggcctcagacttaatgtcctcaccacactgccgtagcctcctcgcccgatttctcagcatctgactctgaaaaaggtggacaataaggtgcgaggtgttgacaacggccataactgcagcgatgatcgcagtgggctccatgatcgcagtgctgtggcgtccgcgctgtcactcaccagaaaagtgcacaaactgattgcccgccggcgctttcagggagcgagggcgggagtgacagttgaatgacgacagttacccaaaaacaccctcgacacattttttgccccagcaggcattgggggctcgacccagaattccaatgggcagcggggactgcgggaactgtaggacagctgcccacagtgcaccgcttccaatgttgaTGCTTgccccgttactgtggactcacaaagttgaattattgtccttagtgtggatacacacgttcgactttgtaatatcggttccacaaattatATTGaagtaaaatcaaactactctcgtagtgtagacataccctaagttatgagttttaacagggttttttcttttaaaccacagcactgaatgttagtctaaaattgttttccaaacattcttaaactcccagtttatcccccgctgatgttcattgtgaaaagtattgcaggtctaataataatatttggcacttttgtaattcactgtccaacatgaATTTTGTgtcctcctctggtggatttttagaggataactgtacagctaccagctaagggagttatatcttgaactcaagtagtagaagctcatgcttttaagtctggatggctcgggtttCAATccttggtgactagctatgatggaggttgctaacTTATAATCCCCTTAATCAGAatttctgaatatgctttgttgtaggcagaactagcctatagttaagcaaccgaaaatttagaatgggaagtgttgaaatgttgggaagccttataattctGCCAatctggaacgaacatcccatctgagggatgggggcggggagagaggagagtgagacaggaccaggaaactgggacaaggaatccagagcggtagtggggggcagttgaaataagatgaggagctggggtgggttagacagcaataggatagacatagactggagaagacggggaagaagggtctttgactactcGAGGCCACTCCGTTCGCCGAACATTTGATtcatgggaagcaggggagggggacgggcagggggcggagcgttcaggggagggggcggaattggggcggggactttggggaaggggcggagttggggtggggaaggggcggagttggggtggggctggggccccttggagtgtcctctttttccagGACTGCAATATGATAACCCTAGTCTATGCTGAGAGGTGCTCTGTGCTTCTGAGATGGGACACTCAGGAGCCCTATGGCCTCCCCACCAGCCTGTATCTGGGGGGTCTGCAGCCAAGTGTGCCCCTGCCCATCACACTGGAGTCAGGGAGCCCAATCTCCCGGGGCCTGGGCCTGTCCAGGTGGAGGTCGTTTAGCTCGACCCTTTCAGACGCCCAGGGGTCACAAGCAGCTCAGAACACGGCTGGTCCCTGAGGGCCACCTGGATGAAGAAGGTTCCTGTCCCAGATCTCCTGCTCCCCCAAGGGCTCTTCACTCTTTCTGCACAAATATTTGCCCTCTTCATGCTGTTAGAAATTCTTTCCCAGTCACCCATGTCAGCGGCTTGCCGGGATTACAGCGTGTG
This genomic window contains:
- the LOC135982965 gene encoding uncharacterized protein LOC135982965, with product MESQDRKRAPAWTEREVRDLLAIWGDESVLAELRSSKRNGKVLEKVSKAMKDRGHNRDTQQCRVKVKELRQAYHKAREANGRSGAELQTCRFYVELHAMLGVAATTTPTVCYDSINGETHREDGSGNEEDEDGSTVGSSQQQGSGETGFPNSQDMFVTLDLEPVTPELTQDPQGTQETSAANVSPSQRLVNIRKRKRRTRDDMFTELQMSSHADRAQQNAWRQSMSDMRKAQYEREERWRAEWRDEKSKWRAKDDRWRQLADRRQESMLRLLEHQTDMLQRMVELQERQQEQRPPLQPLFNQQPSSPSSIASSPRRPRTRWGGLRPPSHSTPDDRPSIRRLAFNKS